From the genome of Methanoregula boonei 6A8:
GGGTACGAACCCGGGGCACGGACCGGACATATGCCGGTCGAAGCGATAAAACTGGCCGGGGCCGCGGGGTCGCTTGTCAACCATTCCGAACGGAGGCTCACCCTTGCCGAGATCGAGCTTGCGGTCCGGGGGATCCAGACCCAGAAGCTTTCCAGTGTGGTCTGCACCAACAACGATATCACAAGCGCCGCGGCAGCAGCGCTTGGCCCGGACTATGTCGCAATCGAGCCGCCGGAGCTCATCGGGAGCGGGGTCTCGGTCGCAAAGGCAAACCCCGAGATCATCCGGCGCTCGGTTGCCGCTGTCCGTGCGATAAACCCGAAGGTAAAGATCCTTACCGGCGCCGGGATCCAGAGTGGCGAATGCGTGAAGATTGCGATTGATCTCGGGACAGACGGCGTACTCCTTGCCTCAAGCGTGGTAAAAGCCCCGGATCCGGTTGTGATACTCCGCGACCTTGTCTCTAAACTCTAAAAAAAAGGGAAAAATTCTGCTGCGGTTTTATTTGAGGAAGAGGTACCAGATACCGATAATTACAATAAAGAGTACCACTCCGATCCCGATAACCGTCAGACTGCTGATCTCCGTGGGGGCATTTTCTTCTGCCATGAAACAGACCTCTGATGTGGCATAATCATCCACATGAGAGACCTCATGTATTGTCCATGATAAATATTTCGGTTGAACGGGCCCGGATTTAAAAAAAACAAAAATATACGTTTTGTATCAGACGATAAGCGTGATCAGGTCGTGTTTTGTGATCACGCCTTTTACAAGGCGTCCTTCGGTCACCAGCACCGCATGGTTCTGCTGGAGAATGTTTATGACCGTCTCCACGTCCATGTCCGGGGGTACCGTGGGAAAACCCGGCTCGATAAAGTCCCGGACAATTACCGGGTGGGCAGGGTGGAGGCGCTGCTGGCCAAGCGCCTTTACGATCGCCGATTCGGAGACACAGCCTACCGGTGCACCCCGCTCGATCACCGGCAGCTGGGAGACATTGTTCTTCTCGAAAAGCTCAAGCGCCTGCGAAATGCTTGCCTGCGGCGGGACAGAAAGTACCGGCGTGTGCATGATCTGGCCGGCCGTAACTTTCCGGGGTTCGGCATTATTGAGAACCGCAATGATCTTATTCAAGGTGCTGACCCGGGGGTCTACGCTTCCGGCCTCGATCCGGGCCACCATTGACTGGCTGATCCCTGCCCTGCGGGCAATTTCGGTCTGCCGGAGACCCAGTGTTTCACGGCGGGAACGGAGTTCTTCAGGACTGGGGATATGCATATGCAATTACTGAGAGTGATAATGAAAATATCAACCTTCTGCTTTGGGTAATATCTGCCGGGAAAAATCTGCCGGAACCAAAAAACAGGAAACCGATTCAGGGAAAGACCGGTACGTCCCGGAAAGCTACTGCATCAAAAAGTCCCCGGTCGGTGAGACGCAGCGCCGGTATCACGGTGAGCGCAAGGAACGAGAGGTACATGAACGGATCATCGATCCCCCCTATCCGGCGTGTTGCCGCAGAAAGGGCATCAAGCCCGGCAATAACCTCCCGGGCAGGGTGCGTAGACATGAGCCCGGCACAGTCGAGCGGGAGCACCGTCACGTCTTTTTTGTGCACCGCCGCCATGCCTCCCCCGGCCCGGATCACGGCGGTCAGGGCAGAAAGGATCACCTCGTCTCCGGTCCCTGCGGCAACGATATTGTGGGCATCGTGGGAAATGCTTGCGGCAATTGCTCCATCCTTAAAACCAAAGCCATGCACGATACCGGTACCAACCGATCCCTTTCCGTACCGGTTACAGACCACGAGCTTGAGGAGATCCCGGGAGATATCGGGAAGTGCGGCAGCATCGAGATCGAAGGTGAGCGATTCGGTGAGGATCTGGCCGGGCACAAGCCCGATCACCCGGGCCCTGCCAGTCCCAAAAAGCCGGATCTGATCCCGCGAGGGTACGGTGCAGCGGAGCGCAGCAAATACCGGCGGCCGGGCCTGCGGTGCCGCATATTCCGCAACCGGCCTCCCGCGGGAGTAGGTCTCCTTTACTGCAAAGTGCCGGGGATCGTCAACGATGCAGAAGTCTGCCCTCCGGCCCGGCGCAAGCGCCCCACGATCAGGAAGGCTAAAGCGCTCTGCAGGGGAAAGCGTTGCCATCCGCAGGGCAAGCTCCGGTTCAAGGCCCCCGGCCACGGCCGTGCGGATGCAGCGGTCGATATGGCCACTGTGGGCAAGCAGGTCGGCATGGCAGTCGTCGGTACAGAAACTGCACCGGGAAACGGTATATGGGGTGACTACCGGGACAAGTGCGGCAATGTTCTTCTCGGTCGAGCCCTCACGGACAAAGAGATACATGCCGCACCGGAGTTTTTCTTTTGCTTCACTAGCTGTTGTGCACTCGTGGTCGCTGTCCGGGCCGGAGAGGAGATACGCATTGAGGTCAGGGCCGGACAGGTGCGGTGCATGGCCGTCACGGATCCGGGAGAGCACGAGTTTGGCAAGAACCCCGGGATCCCCGCCAAGAACCCCGGGCACGTTCATCATCTCCCCAAGGCCGAGGATCCCGTCCCGGCCAGGAAAGCCGGCAAGATCTCCTGCATCCAGCACCGCCCCGCCCACATCAGCAGGAGTTGCCGGCACACAGGACGGCAGCATGTAGAGGATATCCACCGGCAGGCCGGCCCGGCAGGCAAGCATGTATTCGATCCCCTCTTTTCCTGCAATGTTTGCAATCTCGTGGGGATCTGCAATCACCGTTGTCGTGCCATGTGCCGCAACGAGGTGTGCATACTCCTGCGGGACCAGAAGCGAGCTCTCGATGTGTACGTGGGCATCGATGAGGCCCGGTACCACGAGCGCACCGCCAAGGTCACGCTCGCGGATGCCCCGGTAGGATCTGCCCGTCCCGACTATGATACCATCTTTTATTGCGAGATCACCCTCCTCCCAGGAACAGGAGAAGGCATCGAAGAGCATGGCGTTTTTTAGGACCAGATCCGCAGGTTCTGTACCGCGGGCAGCCGGGATCAGGTTCGCATGCAAAGGGGGGGCATCCATGGTCTCACACCGTGATATCCCGGATCACGGCGGCCTCGCGGTTGCCGTTTGCAATAAGATAGACATATATCTTGTACGTGCCCGGTGCAAGATCTGCCGGGATTGTCACCGTCTGCCCCGTCCCGTCAAGAGTGGTCGTGGTCCCGGTGGTGAAAAGTTCGTGCTGCGAAAGATCGCTTACCCCATACACCGTAACCTGGACACCGATCTCCTGAGGGCTTTGCGGCCCGGTAACCCCGATGGAGAGATTGTTGTTTGCGTACGATACCGTGCCAATGGAAAGCGAGGTGCAGCCGGCAGCGCACAAAAGAAGCAGCAGAAAACCCAAAAGCAGGTACCAGCGCCCGGTCATAGTTCTTTGTCAGGGTTCATCCATAAATACCTTTTAGCCGGCCCGGATACCGAAAAACCCGGCTATGTTTAGGACCCGGGCAGGGTCCGTAATGCAAAACGCAGCGGAAGTCCCAAATGAAGAAGGCCGGATATTTTACGAGGAGCGGGGCCGTAAAAGCGTCTCAATTTCCCTCAATAAATAATAAAACCAAAATCTACGACGATTATTGGGGAGGCAAAGTTATTATAGGGATTCTTTATAAAAGTTCAGTCAGGTGAGATCATAACAACCATCACGTTCTGCCATCATAAAGGCGGAACCGGGAAGACCACTTCCTGCCTGAATATTGCCGGGTTCTGTACTCTTGCAGGAAAAAAAGTGCTGGTGGTTGACTGCGACCCCCAGGCAAATGCCACGGCCGGTCTCGGCATCGTCCCTGACCCGGAGAAAAAGAACATCTATGATGTCTTCATGAGCCGGGTGGAGGGTTTTCCCCAGGTACCCATAACAGATATCATCTGTTCTTCCGAATCCGGTATCGACGTTGCACCGGCAACTCTCGATCTTGTCGGTGCAGAACCCTACCTGTACGGGATCGCGTCACGGGCCGAGGTGCTTAAAGACGCTCTCTGGCCGGTAAAACAGCGTTATGATTTTATCCTGATTGACACTCCCCCGAGCATGGGGCAGTTTGTGATTAACGGGCTTGTTGCCGCCGATCACGTAATTGTCACTCTTGATTCCGGCTCCTTTGCCCTTGCCGGCGTGAGTCCCCTCCTGACTATTTTCGGGGACATCCGGGAGAGTATGGGTAAGAACCTCAGTGTGGACATGGCAATTATTTCCCGCTGGGGAGAGGGTGGGGACCTGGAACCCGCAGTGCAGGAAGAGGAGACAAAAAAAGATCTTGCAGGCTGGCTGCGCTCGCTCTTTTCCCCCCGTCACGAGCCCAGTGAGGAGGAAAAAAGGGCAGAAAAAGAACGTGTGAAAGAACACGAGCGGTTACAGGGAATGCTTGGCGAGGTAGAAAAGAAGTTTGCCGATGTGCATACCGTGCCGTACTCTCCCGAGGTGTACGAGGCCCAGAAGCGCGGGCTGCCGCTTTCACACTTTGCTCCCGACAGCAGTGCCGGGAAGGCATACAGGGCAATCGCAGATGAAGTGATACCATGGACATGACACCACTGGAACTGGCAGTAAAAAAAGCCGCAGAAGGGGACCTTGCGGTCCGCATTGACGAGAACCATGCAGAGGCAGAACTGCGTCCGCTGGCACAGCAGATAAACCGGCTTATTGCAAAGGCATCGGACACGGCGGAAAAAAAGCAGCGGGCAGATATCATGATCAAGTACAACCCGCTTGCGATTGCCATCTTAAAGAAAGACCGGGCAATTATCAATATCAACAAAAAATACGAATCGCTCTGGCGCGGGACCCGGGAAGAGCTCTTGAAAAAGCGGCTTTATGACTTCGATATTACGGTCATATCCGGCGATCACCTCTATGCCTGCTTTGAGACACGCAAGCTTGCCGAAAGCCACTGCCGGGTGAAGTGGGCTGACGGCACCCAGAAGTACCTGACGCTCCAGGCCATGCCGATGCTGGACAAGGCAGGGGAGGCTGACGGTGCATTCTATTTCTGGATCGATACCACCGATCTCCATGACAAAGTTGCCGAGGCAGAACAGATCCGGCAGCGGGCAGACCGTATTATCGAGGAAAACCCGTACGCGCTCTTTACCATCGATACCGGGCTTACCGTTCGTTCGATAAACAGTGCGTTTTTAAAGCTGACCGGGTATTCCCGGGACGAGGCTGCTCATCTCACCATGAAGAATTTCCGGTTCAAGAAGAACAAAGGCGCCAGTGTCGAGGCGACAATCACTTCAAAGCAGCGCGGGCACGGTGAATCGGTGATCGAGTTTCCCGCAGGCACCCTCACGCTCGACTGGTACTACATCCCGCTTCTCACCGAAAAAGGCGAGGTGGAATCCCTGCTCGTCGTGTACAACGATATCACCGAGCGGCGCCGGCAGGAACAGGAAATCCAGGAACTTGTGGACGATTCAAAGAAAAAAGCCCAGGTCCTTTCCGCAAGCGCAGCAGTTCTCGAGACCGGGCTTGCACGGCTTGCCGAAGGGGATCTCACCTTTATTGCAGAGATCGATGAGAAAGATCCGCTTGTGGCCTTAAAGAAGGATTACAACTCGGCCACCGGCTCCATAAGAAACGTGATCGACGAGATCGTAAAGTCTGCCCGCCAGCTTGACGCCACCACGGCAGAGACCGGCAAGAGCACCCAGGAGATCTCCCGGTCTACCGAGCAGGTGGCGATCTCCACCCAGGAATCCGCAGAAGGGGCAAAAAAACAGATCTCCGAGATCGAGAAAGTCTCAAGCGATGTCTCTGATCTCTCTGCCTCGATCGAGGAGATCGCAAGCACCACCCATGACCTTATGACCCACGCGCAGAAGGCCGCTACCGAGGGGAACCAGGCAGCAGAGCTGGGCAAGGTTGCAACCGCCAAGATGAAGGCCGTAGAAAAGATCTCGGGAGAGAGCGTCAACGAGATCACGGCCTTAAACGAGCGTATGAAGGAGATCTCCAACATCGTAAAGATGATCGCCGATATCTCCAGCCAGACAAACCTGCTGGCCTTAAACGCCGCGATCGAGGCCGCAAGAGCCGGCGAGCACGGCCGGGGTTTTGCGGTTGTGGCAGGAGAGGTCCGAAACCTTGCCGGGGAGTCCAAGACCGCCACCAACAATATCGAGACCCTGATTGGCTCCATCCAGAACAACAGCGAGAAGACCGCGGCGGCAATCAGGAACTCCTACCAGGAGATCCAGACAGGTATCGAGAGTGTCAACCAGACCATCGAGGTACTCAACCGGATCATCTCCGAAGCCCACGTGGTCTCGCAGGGGGTTACCGAGATCACCAAGGCCACCGAGGCTCAGGCCGAAGCCACAAACCGGGTGATGCAGGGCATGGAGCAGACAAGCACCCTCACCCATGAAAACCAGCAGCGCATGGAGGACATGGCAGCCCTTGCAGAGGAGACAAGCGCCTCCACCCAGGAGATCGCCAGTGCATCCTCAGAGCTCTCCCGCATGGCGGAGAGACTTAAAGTCGCAACCGACAAATTCAAGTTACGGTGAACCATGGCCGGAACAATTGACGTAGTGGAGTTCGAATTAGGCGGGGAGCGGTATGCGCTTGACATCAACCTGGCGCGCGAGATCGTGGAGATGATACCGATCACCCCTATCCCCCGGGCGCCGGCCTTTATCTCGGGCGTGATCAACCTTCGGGGTGAGATCACCAATATCATGAACCTCAATACGCTCCTTGCGCTGCCGGAAAAGGAAGTGCGCGAGAACCAGAAGATCATTGTTCTTGTGCCCGATGCGGCAAACGGGAACAATGTCGGGATTATTGTCGACGATGTTGCAAGTGTCCGCCAGGTATCACAAGACAACATCGAGCACATCGGCTCCGGGATATCTTCGGAATTCTCGCAGTTTGTCAAGGGGATTATCAAGGTCACAAACGAGGATACTGAAAAAAAGGAAAAAGATCTCATCATCTGGCTTGATATGGAACGGGTGATTGCAGACCTGGGCAGCGGGTCAAGGAACGGCCCGGGAGCCGGTACCAGGCATGATGCCCTGTGAGGACACGACGGGAAATGAGCAAAAAGGAGGCCGGGTATGACTGAACAACGACCGGGACGAAAGGCATTGTTTGTCGGGGCCCAGGCCCCGGCGGCAGTACGGACAACCCCGGATGAAATAGCACAGAAAGTCCGGGATCTCAATGAAGAGCTTGCACTGGCACTCAAAGGTGCCCATGCAAAAAAGGCAGTACCACCGCTTGATCCGGCGCATTTCGGCAGCGAGTACACAACCCTTGTGGATGCCGTAAACACCGCTGCGGCACAGATGACTGCACCCGCACCGGGCGTGCCGGCCCCCGGGGAAATGCTCCCGGAGATGCTTGCAGAGTACGGGAAGAAGATCGATGTGCTCGAACGCCGGCTCGAATTCATGGAGAAGAACAACCCGGTGCCCATGCTGATTGCAACACCGGCACTTGATATCACCGAGGCCAATGCCGCATACGTGGCCCTGACCGGGATCCCGGAAGACAAGATCGTAAAAACCAATCTCCACGATTTTACCATCACGGACCGGTCCGGTGAGGGCGCACGCGAAGCCATAGAAAAGAAACGGCGGGCCGTGGGCGAACTCACCGTTACCTTCCCCTCAGGAGTCCACACCTTGGAACAGTACTGCATCCCGGTCCTTGACAGCAGCGGTGCGGTCACTTCGCTTGTCATTCTCTACGACGACCTTACCACAAAGAAAAAGAAGAACGAGGAGATCGAGCGGCTTAAGGCGCGCTCAGAGACGATTGTCCAGCAGAACCCGATGCCTATCGTGCTCGTTGATACCGGTTTTATCATTAAAGTGGTAAACGATGCCTTCGTGGCGCTTGCCGGCAGGGAAAAGGACCAGTTGCTCTCCCGGTCCCTCAATGACCTTGCCATCACACAGCAGGCCGGGGACGGGCTTAAAAAAGTCCTTGAGACCGGGACCCGTTCTGAAGGAGAGGTTGTCATTGAGTCTCAGGGGAAGGCACACCGGCTCCGCCAGTATGGCATCCCCATCCCCGGGGCAAAGGGCGCCATCGAGAACATCCTTGTGGTATACAACGATATCACCGGGGAAAAACAGGAGGCAGGCGAAGGTCTTGATACCCGGAACCTGTCCGAGGCGCTCATCCGGGAAAATCCTATCCCTATCCTTATAACCGACCGCTCCTTTACCATCATCTCGGCTAACACCGCCTTTGAGAAGCTGAGCGGGTATACTCCTGACCGGATCACCGGCATGAACCTGCGCGGGATAAAGATCCGTGAACAGAAGGGCGAAGGTGCCGGCATTGCAATCAGGGAGAAACGCCGCGCATCCGGGGAAGTTACCGTGGATCTCCCGAGCGGGACAAAGATTCTCGAACAGTACGTGATGCCGCTCCTGGACGCCAAAAACAGTATCGAGCACCTCCTTCTCGTATACTACGATGT
Proteins encoded in this window:
- the tpiA gene encoding triose-phosphate isomerase, producing MTAPLILVNLKTYKEGMGNRAHQIATAAQLVARESGAVIGIAPGYIDLHPICHHFAIPVYAQHVDGYEPGARTGHMPVEAIKLAGAAGSLVNHSERRLTLAEIELAVRGIQTQKLSSVVCTNNDITSAAAAALGPDYVAIEPPELIGSGVSVAKANPEIIRRSVAAVRAINPKVKILTGAGIQSGECVKIAIDLGTDGVLLASSVVKAPDPVVILRDLVSKL
- a CDS encoding CBS domain-containing protein produces the protein MHIPSPEELRSRRETLGLRQTEIARRAGISQSMVARIEAGSVDPRVSTLNKIIAVLNNAEPRKVTAGQIMHTPVLSVPPQASISQALELFEKNNVSQLPVIERGAPVGCVSESAIVKALGQQRLHPAHPVIVRDFIEPGFPTVPPDMDVETVINILQQNHAVLVTEGRLVKGVITKHDLITLIV
- the ade gene encoding adenine deaminase; its protein translation is MDAPPLHANLIPAARGTEPADLVLKNAMLFDAFSCSWEEGDLAIKDGIIVGTGRSYRGIRERDLGGALVVPGLIDAHVHIESSLLVPQEYAHLVAAHGTTTVIADPHEIANIAGKEGIEYMLACRAGLPVDILYMLPSCVPATPADVGGAVLDAGDLAGFPGRDGILGLGEMMNVPGVLGGDPGVLAKLVLSRIRDGHAPHLSGPDLNAYLLSGPDSDHECTTASEAKEKLRCGMYLFVREGSTEKNIAALVPVVTPYTVSRCSFCTDDCHADLLAHSGHIDRCIRTAVAGGLEPELALRMATLSPAERFSLPDRGALAPGRRADFCIVDDPRHFAVKETYSRGRPVAEYAAPQARPPVFAALRCTVPSRDQIRLFGTGRARVIGLVPGQILTESLTFDLDAAALPDISRDLLKLVVCNRYGKGSVGTGIVHGFGFKDGAIAASISHDAHNIVAAGTGDEVILSALTAVIRAGGGMAAVHKKDVTVLPLDCAGLMSTHPAREVIAGLDALSAATRRIGGIDDPFMYLSFLALTVIPALRLTDRGLFDAVAFRDVPVFP
- a CDS encoding ParA family protein, producing MTFCHHKGGTGKTTSCLNIAGFCTLAGKKVLVVDCDPQANATAGLGIVPDPEKKNIYDVFMSRVEGFPQVPITDIICSSESGIDVAPATLDLVGAEPYLYGIASRAEVLKDALWPVKQRYDFILIDTPPSMGQFVINGLVAADHVIVTLDSGSFALAGVSPLLTIFGDIRESMGKNLSVDMAIISRWGEGGDLEPAVQEEETKKDLAGWLRSLFSPRHEPSEEEKRAEKERVKEHERLQGMLGEVEKKFADVHTVPYSPEVYEAQKRGLPLSHFAPDSSAGKAYRAIADEVIPWT
- a CDS encoding methyl-accepting chemotaxis protein, which translates into the protein MDMTPLELAVKKAAEGDLAVRIDENHAEAELRPLAQQINRLIAKASDTAEKKQRADIMIKYNPLAIAILKKDRAIININKKYESLWRGTREELLKKRLYDFDITVISGDHLYACFETRKLAESHCRVKWADGTQKYLTLQAMPMLDKAGEADGAFYFWIDTTDLHDKVAEAEQIRQRADRIIEENPYALFTIDTGLTVRSINSAFLKLTGYSRDEAAHLTMKNFRFKKNKGASVEATITSKQRGHGESVIEFPAGTLTLDWYYIPLLTEKGEVESLLVVYNDITERRRQEQEIQELVDDSKKKAQVLSASAAVLETGLARLAEGDLTFIAEIDEKDPLVALKKDYNSATGSIRNVIDEIVKSARQLDATTAETGKSTQEISRSTEQVAISTQESAEGAKKQISEIEKVSSDVSDLSASIEEIASTTHDLMTHAQKAATEGNQAAELGKVATAKMKAVEKISGESVNEITALNERMKEISNIVKMIADISSQTNLLALNAAIEAARAGEHGRGFAVVAGEVRNLAGESKTATNNIETLIGSIQNNSEKTAAAIRNSYQEIQTGIESVNQTIEVLNRIISEAHVVSQGVTEITKATEAQAEATNRVMQGMEQTSTLTHENQQRMEDMAALAEETSASTQEIASASSELSRMAERLKVATDKFKLR
- a CDS encoding chemotaxis protein CheW, which gives rise to MAGTIDVVEFELGGERYALDINLAREIVEMIPITPIPRAPAFISGVINLRGEITNIMNLNTLLALPEKEVRENQKIIVLVPDAANGNNVGIIVDDVASVRQVSQDNIEHIGSGISSEFSQFVKGIIKVTNEDTEKKEKDLIIWLDMERVIADLGSGSRNGPGAGTRHDAL